The Mytilus galloprovincialis chromosome 7, xbMytGall1.hap1.1, whole genome shotgun sequence genome has a window encoding:
- the LOC143083639 gene encoding uncharacterized protein LOC143083639 → MSVKRMNYIELSTFLTNKGLSDTGKKSITENEITGQMLFEFCEEDIQDAFSVFRDRFTIRKVLREQKSTENQSSSVVSPNRPSLPSANHQVQPSLLSANHQVLSSQQYKQCDLNKQLSNSLSNKPVSSSSQQNNVYSHQHHQPTRGVISLVSSEPERNSPMKTQVNPAFMSPSRTISSPPIRRDETQSRRQSIELMNEKVSSTDEYSPNRDRKVIEKVDDSQRNIYDSAVDALVSLSKHMGSDSNIQQRTGSTEFRIDPKSQSPSKTASTNSSNMRHQNQIQLYQMPSASSIYGLNYDCTYAWSVMSSKVKTFTADELLSKRSRYAKPTEAQRLGGILIRNAAHAAGIWKDAPCLHEINVPQKKEFFKFIVSLAPQLSASQNTIFTRLREALQNRRKYLLDKKLGKVQARRKRGSSDLSIEIADSGSFVDLSGLPDDFEDESMDSSADDDVKFRMNNEEIQIKTEAIIKKE, encoded by the exons ATGAGTGTTAAACGGATGAATTATATCGAGCTGTCGACATTTCTTACAAACAAAGGATTATCTGATACGGGAAAGAAAAGTATTACAG aaaatgaaattacAGGACAGATGTTATTTGAATTTTGTGAAGAGGACATTCAGGATGCGTTTTCTGTGTTCAGAGACAGATTTACAATACGGAAAGTATTAAGGGAACAAAAATCAACAGAAAACCAGTCGTCCTCAGTCGTCTCCCCTAACCGGCCCTCGTTACCATCAGCCAATCATCAAGTTCAGCCTTCATTACTATCAGCCAATCATCAAGTTCTGAGTTCCCAACAATATAAACAATGCGATTTAAATAAACAGTTGTCTAATTCATTGTCAAACAAACCTGTTTCGTCATCAAGTCAACAAAACAATGTATACAGTCATCAACATCATCAGCCAACTcgtggagttatttcccttgtgtCATCGGAACCTGAACGGAATTCTCCGATGAAGACTCAAGTAAACCCAGCATTTATGTCTCCAAGTCGGACTATATCATCACCACCAATCAGAAGAGATGAAACCCAATCAAGGCGGCAGTCGATCGAGTTAATGAATGAAAAGGTTTCTAGTACGGACGAATATAGTCCTAATCGCGATCGGAAAGTAATAGAAAAAGTTGATGATAGCCAACGGAACATTTATGACTCGGCAGTTGATGCACTAGTTTCATTGTCAAAACATATGGGCAGTGACTCTAACATACAACAGAGAACTGGTTCGACTGAATTTCGTATAGATCCGAAAAGTCAATCGCCTTCAAAGACTGCGTCTACAAATTCGTCAAATATGAggcatcaaaatcaaatacagctATACCAAATGCCATCTGCAAGTAGCATATATGGCTTAAATTATGACTGCACATACGCATGGAGTGTGATGTCAAGTAAAGTGAAAACTTTTACAGCAGACGAACTGTTGTCAAAGAGATCACGTTATGCCAAACCAACGGAAGCCCAACGATTGGGTGGAATACTTATAAGAAATGCAGCACACGCAGCAGGTATATGGAAGGATGCACCATGTTTGCATGAAATCAATGTTCCCCAAAAGAAAGAATTTTTCAAGTTTATTGTTTCTTTAGCTCCGCAGTTATCAGCTAGTCAAAATACTATATTTACTAGGTTGAGGGAAGCTCTTCAAAATAGGAGGAAGTATCTTCTGGACAAGAAACTTGGTAAAGTACAGGCAAGACGTAAACGAGGCTCTAGCGATCTCAGTATAGAAATCGCAGATAGTGGTTCGTTTGTAGATCTGTCTGGCTTACCCGATGATTTTGAAGACGAAAGTATGGACAGTAGTGCAGACGATGACGTAAAATTTCGAATGAATAATGAGGAAATCCAGATTAAAACAGAAGCAATTATAAAAAAGGAATAA